From the genome of Yersinia enterocolitica, one region includes:
- a CDS encoding tRNA cyclic N6-threonylcarbamoyladenosine(37) synthase TcdA, translated as MNTAFSEAYQQRFGGIARLYGQQALELFSQAHICVIGIGGVGSWAVEALARTGIGAITLIDMDDVCVTNTNRQIHALRHNVGQAKTEVMAERILAINPECRVTCIDDFITADNVAELLNDNFSYVIDAIDSVRPKAALLSYCRRYKIPVVTTGGAGGQFDPTRIEVVDLAKTIQDPLAAKLRERLKSDFNVVKNSKGKLGIDCVFSSEPLVYPQADGSVCASRSTAEGPKKMDCTSGFGSVTMVTATFGFVAVSHALKKMMAKAARQVK; from the coding sequence GGCGCTGGAACTGTTTTCGCAGGCGCATATCTGTGTCATTGGTATTGGCGGTGTCGGCTCATGGGCAGTGGAAGCGCTGGCGCGCACTGGTATCGGCGCGATTACGTTGATTGATATGGATGATGTTTGCGTAACCAATACTAATCGTCAGATCCATGCCTTACGGCACAATGTCGGCCAAGCTAAAACCGAAGTGATGGCGGAACGTATTCTGGCTATCAATCCTGAATGCCGCGTGACGTGTATTGATGATTTTATTACTGCGGATAATGTCGCGGAGCTTTTAAATGACAATTTTAGCTATGTCATTGATGCAATTGATAGTGTACGGCCTAAGGCGGCACTACTCTCTTATTGTCGCCGCTATAAAATCCCAGTAGTCACCACCGGTGGTGCAGGTGGGCAGTTCGATCCAACACGTATTGAGGTAGTAGATCTGGCAAAAACCATTCAGGATCCGCTGGCGGCTAAGCTACGTGAAAGGTTGAAAAGTGACTTTAATGTGGTGAAAAACAGCAAAGGTAAACTGGGGATCGATTGTGTTTTTTCCAGCGAACCACTGGTTTATCCCCAGGCTGATGGATCAGTTTGTGCTTCGCGCAGTACAGCGGAAGGACCTAAAAAAATGGACTGTACTTCAGGTTTTGGCTCGGTAACCATGGTTACTGCGACCTTTGGTTTTGTTGCTGTGTCCCATGCATTGAAAAAAATGATGGCGAAAGCAGCCCGTCAGGTGAAATAA
- a CDS encoding 23S rRNA (cytidine(2498)-2'-O)-methyltransferase RlmM, with the protein MNNKIALYCRSGFEKECAAEITAKAAQLEIFGFARVKENSGYVLFECYQLEDADRLIREVPFRELIFARQMMVVGELLKDLPPEDRVSPIVGMLVGVIEKAGELRVEVPDTNESKELLKFCRKLTVPLRSAMREQKILSARENPHRPVVHVFFIASGCCYVGYSYSNNNSPFYMGIPRLKFPSDAPSRSTLKLEEAFHVFIPADEWEERLASGMHAVDLGACPGGWTYQLVQRSMMVQAIDNGAMAQSLMDTGQVTHHRVDGFKYEPTRSNIYWLVCDMVEKPAKVTQLIIKWLVNGWCREAIFNLKLPMKKRFEIVLENMEMMDEQLKENGINAHIQAKQLYHDREEVTVHVRRIWSGVPGRRDERQ; encoded by the coding sequence ATGAATAATAAAATTGCTTTATATTGCCGCTCTGGCTTTGAGAAAGAGTGTGCGGCAGAAATTACCGCGAAAGCGGCACAGCTTGAAATCTTTGGTTTCGCTCGAGTAAAAGAAAACAGCGGTTATGTGCTGTTTGAGTGCTATCAGTTGGAAGATGCCGATCGCTTGATTCGTGAAGTGCCTTTTCGTGAGTTGATTTTTGCCCGCCAGATGATGGTGGTGGGTGAGTTATTAAAAGATTTGCCGCCGGAAGACCGTGTTTCACCGATTGTGGGGATGTTAGTCGGTGTTATTGAAAAAGCCGGTGAGTTACGTGTTGAAGTTCCTGATACCAATGAAAGCAAAGAGTTGCTTAAGTTTTGCCGTAAGTTAACGGTACCTTTACGCAGCGCAATGCGGGAACAAAAAATTCTTTCTGCCCGTGAAAATCCTCATCGGCCAGTAGTACACGTGTTCTTTATCGCGTCTGGCTGCTGTTATGTTGGCTACTCTTACAGCAATAATAACTCGCCGTTCTATATGGGTATCCCCCGTCTTAAGTTCCCATCTGACGCACCAAGCCGTTCAACCTTAAAACTGGAAGAAGCTTTTCATGTGTTTATCCCTGCGGATGAATGGGAGGAGCGTTTGGCCAGTGGTATGCATGCAGTTGATCTAGGTGCTTGCCCCGGTGGTTGGACCTACCAATTAGTGCAGCGCAGCATGATGGTTCAGGCTATTGATAATGGTGCGATGGCACAAAGCCTGATGGATACCGGACAGGTAACCCATCATCGCGTCGATGGTTTTAAATATGAGCCAACGCGTAGCAATATCTATTGGTTAGTATGCGATATGGTAGAAAAGCCGGCTAAAGTGACGCAACTTATCATCAAGTGGTTGGTAAACGGTTGGTGTCGTGAGGCAATTTTCAACTTGAAATTACCGATGAAAAAACGTTTTGAAATCGTTTTGGAAAATATGGAAATGATGGATGAACAGTTGAAAGAAAACGGTATCAATGCCCATATTCAAGCTAAACAGCTCTATCATGACCGTGAAGAAGTGACGGTGCATGTGCGTCGTATTTGGTCCGGTGTTCCGGGGCGTCGGGATGAGCGTCAATAG
- a CDS encoding flap endonuclease Xni: MQIHLLIVDALNLIRRIHAVQGSPCINACQHALQQLISHSLPTHAVAVFDEDDRSDSWRHQCLPDYKAGRSPMPDNLQQEMPQIREAFSSLGVACWHSPGNEADDLAATLATKIGGAGHQVTIVSTDKGYCQLLAPNVQIRDYFQKRWLDMPFVKQEFGVLPHQLPDYWGLAGISSSKIPGVAGIGAKTAALLLQHASNLEVLYQDLESVPEKWRKKLQQHQDMAFICKQIATLKTDLTLSGNLQQLRLP; the protein is encoded by the coding sequence ATGCAAATCCATCTTCTTATCGTTGATGCACTTAATCTGATTCGTCGCATCCATGCAGTACAAGGTTCACCTTGCATTAATGCCTGCCAGCATGCGTTGCAACAGCTTATTTCACATAGTTTACCCACCCACGCTGTCGCCGTGTTTGATGAGGATGATCGTTCCGATAGTTGGCGTCATCAATGCTTGCCTGATTACAAAGCTGGCCGCTCACCGATGCCGGACAACCTGCAACAAGAAATGCCGCAGATCCGTGAGGCGTTTAGTTCACTCGGGGTCGCTTGCTGGCATTCTCCTGGCAATGAAGCCGATGATCTGGCGGCAACTTTGGCGACCAAAATTGGTGGAGCCGGCCATCAAGTGACGATCGTTTCCACCGACAAAGGTTACTGCCAACTGTTAGCGCCAAATGTACAGATTCGCGATTACTTCCAAAAACGCTGGCTGGATATGCCATTTGTAAAACAAGAGTTTGGTGTATTGCCACACCAACTGCCTGACTATTGGGGGCTTGCGGGCATCAGCAGCAGCAAAATTCCAGGCGTCGCGGGGATAGGTGCCAAAACTGCCGCACTGCTATTGCAGCATGCCAGCAACCTTGAAGTGCTTTATCAAGATCTGGAATCAGTGCCGGAGAAATGGCGGAAGAAATTGCAGCAACACCAAGATATGGCATTTATCTGTAAGCAAATCGCTACACTGAAAACCGATTTGACATTAAGCGGTAATTTGCAACAACTTAGGTTACCTTAA
- a CDS encoding tRNA pseudouridine(65) synthase TruC produces the protein MLEIIYQDEYIVAVNKPAGWLVHRSWLDSNETVFVMQTVRDQIGQHVYTVHRLDRPTSGVLLMALSSDVARALSAQFEQHQIQKIYHAVVRGYVLEGGTVDYAMSEELDKIADKHSKQDKAPQPSVTHYQPLAQVEVPVAIGRYDTSRFSLLELKPETGRKHQLRRHMAHIRHPIIGDSAHGDLRQNRGIAQHFDCSRLMLHASHLQLNHPVTGEVLSLTARWDESWQGLMSHFGWLGITPYLERVEFPATEGQDSE, from the coding sequence ATGCTGGAAATAATTTACCAAGATGAATATATAGTTGCGGTGAATAAACCCGCCGGTTGGCTGGTTCACCGTAGTTGGTTGGACAGTAATGAAACCGTATTTGTGATGCAAACGGTGCGCGACCAGATTGGCCAGCATGTTTATACCGTCCACCGTCTGGATCGCCCAACATCAGGTGTGCTGCTGATGGCGTTATCCAGTGATGTTGCCCGTGCTCTTTCGGCGCAGTTTGAACAGCACCAGATTCAGAAAATATACCATGCGGTGGTTCGTGGCTATGTGCTGGAAGGTGGTACGGTTGATTACGCGATGAGCGAAGAACTGGATAAAATCGCGGATAAACATTCCAAACAAGATAAAGCACCACAACCGTCAGTTACCCACTATCAGCCTTTGGCTCAAGTGGAAGTTCCTGTTGCTATTGGGCGCTATGACACATCACGCTTCAGTTTATTGGAGCTGAAACCGGAAACAGGGCGTAAGCATCAGTTACGGCGACATATGGCACATATACGCCACCCAATTATTGGTGATAGTGCCCACGGTGATTTGCGTCAGAATAGAGGCATTGCCCAACACTTTGATTGCTCACGGCTCATGTTGCACGCTAGCCATTTACAATTGAATCATCCAGTTACTGGTGAGGTGCTTTCGCTTACGGCGCGTTGGGATGAATCCTGGCAAGGCTTGATGTCACACTTTGGCTGGTTGGGTATTACCCCTTATCTTGAAAGGGTTGAGTTTCCGGCGACCGAAGGTCAGGATAGTGAATAA
- a CDS encoding YgdI/YgdR family lipoprotein — protein sequence MKKTAAVISALMLTFTLAACSSNYVMHTNDGRTIVADGKPKVDDETGMISYTDANGTEQQINRSEVKEMAEGK from the coding sequence ATGAAAAAGACAGCTGCCGTAATTTCTGCACTTATGCTCACTTTTACCTTAGCAGCCTGTTCAAGCAACTATGTTATGCATACCAATGATGGTCGCACTATCGTTGCTGATGGTAAACCTAAAGTAGATGATGAAACTGGGATGATAAGCTACACCGATGCCAACGGCACCGAGCAGCAAATTAACCGTTCAGAAGTAAAAGAAATGGCTGAGGGTAAGTAG
- a CDS encoding NADPH-dependent 7-cyano-7-deazaguanine reductase QueF, whose protein sequence is MSSYQDHKALAELTLGKPTAYRDHYDVTLLQAVPRSMNREPLGLYPDNLPFHGADIWTLYELSWLNSNGLPQVAVGEISLNADSTNLIESKSFKLYLNSFNQTVFADWESVRATLQRDLAACAQGDVSVTLYQLNEITHQPIADFSGECLDQQDIRINSYEFSADYLQGATTANRVEESLVSHLLKSNCLITHQPDWGSVQISYSGPQINREALLRYLVSFRHHNEFHEQCVERIFNDIMRFCQPETLSVYARYTRRGGLDINPWRSNTDFVPSTGRMARQ, encoded by the coding sequence ATGTCTTCATATCAAGACCATAAGGCTCTGGCGGAACTGACGCTGGGCAAACCAACCGCTTATCGCGATCACTATGACGTCACCTTGTTGCAAGCTGTGCCACGCAGCATGAACCGTGAACCTCTCGGTTTATATCCAGATAACCTGCCCTTTCATGGTGCAGATATCTGGACGCTCTATGAATTGTCTTGGCTAAACAGTAATGGCCTGCCACAAGTTGCCGTGGGTGAAATCAGCCTGAATGCGGATAGTACTAATCTGATTGAATCCAAAAGCTTTAAACTCTATCTCAACAGTTTTAACCAAACCGTGTTTGCTGATTGGGAAAGTGTTCGCGCCACATTGCAACGCGATTTGGCGGCCTGCGCTCAAGGTGATGTCAGTGTCACGCTATATCAACTCAATGAAATAACACATCAACCCATTGCCGATTTCTCGGGCGAATGTCTCGACCAACAGGATATTCGTATCAATAGCTATGAATTTAGCGCCGATTATCTGCAAGGGGCTACCACGGCCAACAGAGTAGAAGAGAGCCTGGTTAGCCATCTGCTCAAATCCAACTGCCTGATTACCCACCAGCCAGATTGGGGATCAGTACAAATCAGCTACAGTGGCCCACAGATTAACCGAGAGGCACTGCTACGCTATCTGGTCTCTTTCCGGCACCATAATGAATTTCACGAACAGTGTGTAGAGCGTATCTTCAACGACATAATGCGTTTTTGTCAGCCTGAAACACTGTCGGTCTATGCTCGTTATACCCGCCGTGGCGGACTGGATATCAACCCTTGGCGCTCCAATACTGATTTTGTTCCATCAACTGGCCGTATGGCCCGGCAATAA
- the csdE gene encoding cysteine desulfurase sulfur acceptor subunit CsdE, translating to MMIAPHPFGHDITAAKLLETFSVHKQWEDRYRQLILLAKQLPSLPEPLKQNELELTGCENRVWLGHQRLPDGSLHFYGDSEGRIVRGLLAVILTAVEGKTPQQVLAEDPLALFEQLGLRQQLSTSRASGLLALAQGVKAIAAQYIE from the coding sequence ATGATGATTGCCCCACACCCTTTTGGTCACGATATTACTGCTGCTAAACTGCTGGAGACATTCAGCGTTCATAAACAGTGGGAAGATCGTTATCGTCAGTTGATTTTGCTGGCAAAACAGCTTCCGTCATTACCGGAGCCACTAAAACAGAATGAACTGGAGCTAACTGGATGTGAAAATCGAGTGTGGCTGGGGCATCAACGCCTGCCGGATGGTAGCTTACATTTTTATGGTGATAGCGAAGGCCGCATTGTTCGTGGATTACTGGCGGTTATTTTAACTGCGGTGGAGGGGAAAACCCCACAGCAGGTATTAGCAGAAGACCCATTGGCGCTGTTTGAGCAGTTAGGGCTACGCCAGCAGCTAAGCACCTCGCGCGCCAGCGGTTTACTGGCGCTGGCACAAGGTGTAAAGGCTATCGCCGCCCAATATATAGAGTAG
- a CDS encoding transcriptional regulator GcvA (Glycine cleavage system transcriptional activator; activates the gcvTHP operon in the presence of glycine and represses the operon in its absence) gives MSKRLPPLNALRVFDAAARHLSFTKAADELFVTQAAVSHQIKSLEDFLGLKLFRRRNRSLLLTEEGQSYYLDIKEIFTSINEATRKLQARSAKGALTVSLPPSFAIQWLVPRLSGFNAAYPGIDVRIQAVDREEDKLADDVDVAIFYGRGNWTGLRTERLYAEFLLPVCAPTLLTGEHGLKVPADLANHTLLHDTSRRDWMAYTRQLGVPQINVQQGPIFSHSAMVVQAAVHGQGIALVNNVMAQAEIEAGRLVCPFNDVLVSKNAFYLVCHDSQAELGKIAAFRQWILARAASEQEKLRFRYEN, from the coding sequence ATGTCAAAACGATTACCACCCCTGAACGCCTTGCGGGTTTTCGATGCGGCCGCACGCCACTTGAGTTTTACTAAAGCTGCTGATGAATTATTTGTCACGCAAGCGGCTGTTAGTCACCAGATAAAGTCCCTGGAGGATTTTCTCGGGCTAAAACTGTTCCGCCGTCGTAACCGCTCGCTGTTACTGACTGAGGAGGGGCAAAGCTACTACCTCGATATTAAAGAGATTTTTACCTCCATCAATGAAGCAACTCGTAAATTGCAGGCGCGTAGCGCGAAAGGCGCGCTCACTGTAAGCCTCCCTCCTAGCTTTGCTATTCAATGGCTGGTCCCTCGTCTATCTGGATTTAATGCGGCTTATCCGGGGATCGATGTCAGGATTCAGGCGGTAGATCGGGAGGAGGACAAACTTGCTGATGACGTTGATGTGGCTATTTTCTATGGCCGGGGTAATTGGACTGGTTTGCGTACTGAGCGTTTGTATGCAGAATTCTTACTTCCTGTTTGTGCGCCTACTTTATTAACGGGTGAGCATGGATTAAAAGTACCGGCAGATCTGGCTAATCATACGTTGTTGCATGATACTTCCCGCCGGGATTGGATGGCCTATACCCGTCAACTGGGTGTTCCTCAAATTAATGTGCAACAAGGTCCGATATTCAGCCATAGTGCGATGGTGGTTCAGGCTGCCGTTCACGGCCAAGGTATTGCGTTAGTGAATAACGTCATGGCTCAGGCAGAGATTGAAGCAGGGCGCTTGGTGTGCCCGTTTAATGATGTTTTGGTGAGTAAAAATGCTTTTTATCTGGTTTGTCATGACAGTCAGGCAGAACTAGGTAAAATAGCCGCCTTTCGTCAGTGGATATTGGCAAGAGCTGCCAGCGAGCAAGAAAAGTTACGCTTTCGCTATGAGAACTGA
- the dapD gene encoding 2,3,4,5-tetrahydropyridine-2,6-dicarboxylate N-succinyltransferase: MQQLQNVIETAFERRADITPANVDTVTREAINHVIDLLDTGALRVAEKIDGQWVTHQWLKKAVLLSFRINDNQVMEGAETRYYDKVPMKFAGYDEARFQREGFRVVPPATVRKGAFIARNTVLMPSYVNIGAFVDEGTMVDTWATVGSCAQIGKNVHLSGGVGIGGVLEPLQANPTIIEDNCFVGARSEVVEGVIVEEGSVISMGVFIGQSTRIYDRETGEIHYGRVPAGSVVVSGNLPSKDGSYSLYCAVIVKKVDAKTRGKVGINELLRTID, from the coding sequence ATGCAGCAACTACAGAACGTTATTGAAACCGCCTTCGAACGCCGTGCAGATATCACGCCGGCCAACGTTGATACCGTAACCCGCGAAGCGATTAACCACGTGATTGATCTGCTTGATACCGGTGCACTACGGGTGGCAGAAAAGATTGACGGCCAGTGGGTTACCCATCAATGGCTGAAGAAAGCGGTACTGCTGTCTTTCCGTATCAATGATAATCAGGTCATGGAAGGCGCAGAAACGCGTTACTACGACAAAGTACCAATGAAATTCGCCGGTTACGATGAAGCGCGGTTCCAACGTGAAGGCTTCCGTGTCGTACCACCAGCAACCGTACGTAAAGGCGCATTTATCGCTCGTAATACCGTACTGATGCCTTCTTATGTGAATATTGGCGCTTTCGTTGATGAAGGCACCATGGTCGATACCTGGGCAACTGTCGGTTCTTGCGCGCAAATTGGTAAGAATGTGCACTTGTCCGGTGGTGTCGGCATTGGTGGCGTGCTTGAGCCACTGCAAGCCAACCCAACCATCATTGAAGATAACTGCTTTGTCGGTGCGCGTTCAGAAGTGGTTGAAGGGGTTATCGTCGAAGAAGGTTCCGTTATCTCTATGGGCGTATTTATTGGGCAAAGCACCCGTATTTACGATCGTGAAACTGGTGAAATTCACTATGGCCGCGTTCCGGCCGGGTCTGTTGTCGTTTCCGGTAACCTGCCCTCGAAAGACGGTAGCTACAGCCTGTACTGTGCAGTTATCGTGAAGAAAGTTGACGCGAAAACCCGTGGAAAAGTCGGTATTAATGAGTTATTACGCACCATCGACTAA
- a CDS encoding cysteine desulfurase CsdA, whose amino-acid sequence MRQFRSNPKDENNSMKAFNPTDFRQEFPAISDEITYLDSAATALKPRAMIEATQQFYQQDSATVHRSQHQSALSLTVRFEETRQQVADFINAPAAENIIWTKGTTEAINLVAQSYARPRLQTGDEIIVSEAEHHANLIPWLMVAEQTGARMVKLPIGLDHLPDLQQLPQLLNDKTRILALGQMSNVTGGSPELAQAIELAHQYNCVVMVDGAQGVVHNPADVQVLDIDFYAFSAHKLYGPTGIGVLYGKSELLDEMPAWHGGGKMLTHASFGGFTSHEVPYRFEAGTPNIAGVIGFSAVLSWLEHIDLTEAETYSQDLATLAENKLAKLPGFRSFRCQQSSLLAFTFDGVHHSDLVTLLAEQGIALRAGQHCAQPLMAALGVSGSLRASFAPYNTANDVDILCNAIAKALELLQD is encoded by the coding sequence ATGAGACAGTTCCGAAGTAACCCAAAGGATGAGAACAACAGTATGAAAGCTTTTAATCCCACGGATTTTCGTCAGGAATTCCCGGCTATTAGTGATGAGATAACCTATCTGGACAGTGCGGCAACTGCGCTGAAACCCCGCGCCATGATTGAGGCGACACAACAGTTTTATCAGCAGGACTCCGCAACAGTACATCGCAGCCAACATCAATCAGCATTGTCATTGACGGTTCGTTTTGAGGAAACCCGCCAACAAGTGGCTGACTTTATCAATGCACCCGCAGCAGAAAATATCATTTGGACCAAAGGCACTACCGAAGCCATTAATTTAGTAGCACAAAGCTATGCCCGCCCTCGTCTGCAAACGGGTGATGAAATTATTGTCAGTGAAGCTGAACATCATGCCAACTTAATCCCCTGGCTTATGGTTGCAGAGCAGACAGGGGCCAGAATGGTTAAATTACCCATCGGCCTTGATCATCTCCCCGATTTACAGCAATTACCGCAATTGCTTAATGATAAAACACGCATATTGGCGCTGGGCCAAATGTCTAACGTCACGGGTGGTAGCCCCGAGTTAGCTCAGGCAATCGAACTTGCCCATCAATATAACTGTGTAGTGATGGTAGATGGGGCGCAAGGTGTTGTGCATAACCCGGCAGACGTTCAAGTGCTAGATATTGATTTTTACGCTTTCTCAGCCCACAAGCTTTATGGGCCGACCGGCATAGGCGTGCTGTACGGCAAGTCTGAATTACTCGACGAGATGCCAGCCTGGCACGGTGGCGGTAAAATGCTCACTCATGCTTCCTTCGGTGGATTTACGTCCCATGAGGTGCCATACCGTTTTGAGGCTGGTACGCCAAATATTGCTGGCGTCATTGGTTTCTCTGCCGTTCTTAGTTGGCTCGAACATATTGATCTGACAGAAGCAGAAACCTATAGCCAAGATTTAGCCACATTGGCAGAGAATAAACTGGCTAAATTACCGGGTTTTCGCAGCTTCCGTTGCCAGCAATCCAGTTTATTGGCGTTTACTTTCGATGGTGTGCACCATAGCGATTTAGTAACGTTATTGGCCGAACAGGGCATCGCACTGCGCGCCGGGCAACATTGCGCACAACCACTCATGGCAGCATTAGGGGTGAGTGGCAGCCTGCGTGCCTCATTCGCACCGTACAATACCGCGAACGATGTTGATATATTGTGTAACGCGATAGCTAAGGCTCTGGAACTATTGCAAGATTAA
- a CDS encoding flavodoxin (An electron-transfer protein; flavodoxin binds one FMN molecule, which serves as a redox-active prosthetic group), with protein sequence MAQVGIFVGTVYGNALLVAEEAENILKEQGHEVTLFEEGTLEAWQYYRQHYALVITSTTGQGDFPDSIAALFVAVRDQVGFQPELRYGVIALGDSSYDNFCGAGRAFDELLQEQGATRIGERLDIDAMEHPEPEVVSALWVEKWGRLLK encoded by the coding sequence ATGGCTCAGGTCGGGATTTTTGTCGGCACTGTCTACGGTAATGCGTTGTTAGTGGCGGAAGAAGCTGAAAACATACTGAAAGAGCAGGGGCATGAGGTAACACTGTTTGAAGAGGGGACTTTAGAAGCCTGGCAGTATTATCGTCAACATTATGCACTGGTTATCACATCTACTACCGGACAAGGCGACTTCCCTGACAGCATAGCAGCACTGTTCGTCGCTGTTCGTGATCAGGTAGGGTTTCAGCCAGAGCTACGTTATGGCGTCATTGCACTAGGTGACAGCAGTTATGATAATTTCTGCGGCGCAGGGCGAGCATTTGATGAACTGCTGCAAGAGCAAGGGGCGACCCGGATTGGTGAACGACTGGATATTGACGCGATGGAACACCCTGAGCCAGAAGTGGTTTCAGCGTTGTGGGTAGAAAAATGGGGCCGCTTGCTTAAGTAA
- a CDS encoding LOG family protein, whose translation MITHVSPLGSMDLLSQLEVDMLKRTASSDLYRLFRNCSLAVLNSGSLTDNSKELLSRYETFDINVLRRERGVKLELVNPPEHAFVDGKIIRSLQANLFAVLRDILFVNGQIVSAGRFQHLDMESSSHLTNLVFSILRNARALHLDEDPNMIVCWGGHSINETEYLYARKVGSQLGLRELNICTGCGPGAMEAPMKGAAVGHAQQRYRNGRFIGMTEPSIIAAEPPNPLVNELIIMPDIEKRLEAFVRIAHGIIIFPGGVGTAEELLYLLGILMDPENSEQVLPLILTGPKESADYFRVVDEFIMNTLGDGARKYYKIIIDDPAEVARQMKKAMPLVKENRRNTGDAYSFNWSIRIKPDLQHPFEPSHENMANLNLSHNQPPEELAAALRRAFSGIVAGNVKEVGIHAIEAYGPYKLHGDPQLMKQMDSLLQGFIAQHRMKLPGTAYTPCYEICS comes from the coding sequence TTGATTACACATGTCAGCCCACTCGGCTCAATGGATCTGTTATCACAGCTCGAAGTGGATATGCTCAAACGTACAGCCAGCAGTGATCTGTACCGTTTATTCCGTAACTGCTCCTTGGCAGTTCTCAATTCAGGCAGCCTAACCGATAACAGCAAAGAGCTTTTATCGCGTTATGAAACTTTTGATATCAATGTATTGCGCCGTGAACGAGGTGTAAAACTCGAACTGGTAAATCCACCAGAACATGCTTTTGTTGATGGCAAAATTATTCGTTCATTACAGGCAAATCTGTTTGCGGTGTTACGCGATATTTTGTTTGTGAATGGTCAAATTGTTAGCGCTGGGCGTTTTCAACATCTCGATATGGAAAGCTCCAGCCATTTGACCAATCTGGTCTTTTCTATTTTACGTAATGCCCGAGCCCTCCATCTTGATGAAGACCCCAATATGATTGTGTGCTGGGGCGGCCATTCAATCAATGAAACTGAATACTTGTATGCCCGTAAAGTGGGGAGCCAACTGGGTTTACGAGAGTTAAATATTTGCACTGGCTGTGGGCCAGGAGCGATGGAAGCACCGATGAAGGGTGCCGCCGTTGGCCATGCCCAACAACGTTACAGAAATGGCCGTTTTATTGGTATGACTGAGCCTTCCATCATTGCAGCAGAGCCACCTAATCCGCTGGTCAATGAATTGATTATCATGCCGGATATTGAGAAACGGCTTGAAGCGTTCGTCCGCATCGCGCATGGCATCATTATTTTCCCAGGTGGCGTAGGGACAGCGGAAGAGTTGCTCTATCTGCTAGGCATATTAATGGATCCAGAGAACAGTGAGCAGGTACTGCCACTTATCTTAACCGGGCCAAAAGAGAGCGCGGATTATTTCCGAGTGGTGGATGAGTTCATCATGAACACTCTGGGTGATGGCGCGCGCAAATACTACAAGATAATTATCGATGACCCGGCTGAAGTCGCCCGTCAAATGAAGAAAGCGATGCCACTGGTGAAAGAAAACCGCCGTAATACGGGGGATGCTTATAGCTTCAACTGGTCTATCCGTATCAAGCCAGATTTACAGCATCCGTTTGAACCGAGTCATGAAAATATGGCGAATCTCAATCTGTCTCATAACCAGCCCCCTGAAGAACTGGCTGCGGCACTACGCCGTGCATTCTCAGGCATCGTTGCGGGTAACGTAAAAGAAGTGGGAATTCATGCCATCGAAGCCTATGGGCCTTATAAATTGCATGGCGATCCACAATTGATGAAACAAATGGATAGCTTACTGCAAGGATTTATTGCACAGCATCGAATGAAACTGCCTGGCACTGCTTATACCCCTTGCTACGAAATTTGCAGCTAA
- a CDS encoding SecY-interacting protein — MDQNVSTALNSFTQRYINLWQQQTGHLPASEELYGVPSPCIVETQDSQVFWLPQPAVADATLANIERALEIQLHPDIHAFYTCQYAGDMMADLGDHRFTLLQVWSEDDFIRLQENLIGHLVTQKRLKLSPTLFLATTESEMTMASLCNVTGNVVLEQFGSSKRTLLASTLIHFLDALRPVLPE; from the coding sequence ATGGACCAGAATGTTTCAACGGCACTGAATAGCTTTACCCAACGTTATATCAATCTATGGCAGCAGCAGACCGGGCATCTGCCCGCCAGTGAAGAACTTTATGGTGTTCCTTCACCTTGCATCGTGGAAACTCAGGACAGCCAGGTATTTTGGTTGCCACAGCCAGCGGTTGCCGATGCCACATTGGCTAATATTGAACGGGCGTTGGAGATTCAGCTTCACCCGGATATTCATGCGTTTTACACCTGCCAATATGCTGGCGACATGATGGCTGATTTAGGTGATCACCGTTTTACGCTGCTACAAGTGTGGAGCGAAGATGATTTTATCCGTTTACAGGAGAATCTAATTGGTCATCTGGTCACGCAAAAAAGGCTGAAACTCTCGCCAACGCTGTTTTTAGCAACCACCGAGTCAGAGATGACAATGGCTTCATTGTGCAATGTCACAGGTAATGTGGTGTTAGAGCAATTTGGTAGTAGTAAGCGCACCCTGCTGGCATCGACTCTCATACATTTTCTTGATGCATTGCGTCCAGTATTACCTGAATAA